In bacterium, a single genomic region encodes these proteins:
- the rpmA gene encoding 50S ribosomal protein L27, whose translation MAHKKGLGSSRNGRDSAGKRLGIKCSGGQTVKAGSIIVRQRGTKFSPGKNVGCGRDWTLFSKISGVVCFENISSRKCVSVYEPNAK comes from the coding sequence ATGGCACATAAAAAGGGACTGGGAAGTTCGAGGAATGGGAGAGATAGCGCAGGTAAGAGACTTGGCATAAAGTGTTCTGGTGGACAGACTGTAAAAGCTGGTAGTATTATTGTTCGTCAGCGTGGAACAAAATTCTCTCCAGGAAAAAACGTTGGTTGTGGAAGAGATTGGACATTATTTTCTAAAATAAGCGGTGTGGTCTGTTTTGAAAATATCAGCTCCAGAAAATGCGTAAGTGTCTATGAGCCAAATGCAAAATGA
- a CDS encoding 1-deoxy-D-xylulose-5-phosphate reductoisomerase, producing MKNIAVLGATGSIGRNTLEIVESFPDKFKVTAISGKANVNLLEKQINQFHPKFVVVMDENTQNQLCGRIKDKKIKIEYGDESLVKISTLDEVDIVVSAITGITGLIPTLEAIKKGKHIAIAAKELLVAAGEIMLKEVRKNRVKLLPVDSEHNAIFQCVEGKSKKDIKRIILTASGGPFYKEKNLHNISPEQALAHPVWEMGRKISIDSATLMNKGLEVIEAHWLFGIDISKIEIIIHPECIIHSMVEFIDGSVFALLGIPDMKMPIQYALTYPERMPTQLEPLDLTKISLFHFSVPNFDKFPCLKLAYEAGTIGGTMPAVLNSANDVAVNLFLKKKIKFSYIPQLIEKVMNKHNVIQNPCLDDILESDAWARETCLL from the coding sequence ATGAAAAACATTGCTGTTCTTGGAGCAACAGGTTCAATTGGCAGAAATACTCTTGAGATTGTAGAATCCTTTCCTGACAAATTCAAAGTTACAGCCATATCAGGCAAAGCTAATGTCAACCTTTTAGAAAAGCAGATAAATCAGTTTCATCCCAAATTTGTTGTAGTAATGGACGAGAATACGCAAAATCAACTTTGCGGCCGCATCAAAGATAAAAAGATAAAAATAGAATACGGAGATGAAAGTCTCGTCAAAATATCGACACTTGATGAAGTTGATATTGTAGTATCAGCAATCACGGGTATAACCGGACTAATCCCAACCTTAGAAGCAATAAAAAAAGGCAAGCATATTGCAATTGCAGCTAAGGAACTGTTGGTTGCTGCAGGAGAAATTATGCTGAAAGAGGTTAGGAAAAATAGAGTAAAACTCCTTCCTGTGGATAGTGAACATAATGCCATTTTTCAGTGCGTTGAGGGAAAATCAAAGAAGGATATAAAGAGAATTATCCTTACAGCTTCAGGAGGTCCATTTTACAAAGAAAAAAACTTGCATAATATTAGTCCTGAGCAGGCATTAGCTCACCCCGTATGGGAAATGGGGAGAAAAATCAGCATAGATTCTGCAACGCTTATGAATAAGGGCTTGGAAGTCATAGAAGCGCACTGGTTGTTTGGAATAGATATCTCAAAAATTGAGATCATCATACATCCTGAATGCATTATCCATTCCATGGTAGAATTTATTGATGGGTCAGTATTTGCCTTGCTTGGAATTCCTGATATGAAAATGCCTATTCAGTACGCATTAACGTATCCGGAGCGAATGCCTACACAACTAGAGCCTTTAGACTTAACAAAAATATCCCTGTTCCATTTTTCAGTTCCGAACTTTGATAAATTCCCATGCCTGAAACTTGCTTATGAAGCAGGCACAATTGGCGGAACTATGCCTGCTGTTCTTAATAGTGCAAACGATGTTGCTGTTAATCTGTTTCTTAAGAAAAAAATAAAATTTTCGTATATTCCTCAACTAATAGAAAAGGTTATGAATAAACATAATGTTATTCAAAATCCATGCCTTGATGATATCCTTGAATCTGATGCTTGGGCGAGGGAAACATGTTTGCTCTAA
- the rseP gene encoding RIP metalloprotease RseP — translation MFALNWLIHILPFIVVISVLVFVHELGHFLVAKRFGIKVEKFSLGFGPKLIGFQKGDTEYLVSAVPLGGYVKLAGESTEEKTGAVWEFYSKGPFQRILVILAGPFMNILLAIFVFSCIFFTGIELPYFEAKIGEITEDSPGSKADLKVGDTILKANGKQIKDWSKFQRIILTHPNHALSILIDRNGERKSIQVKTEFNKEKGGGYLGVSPFIPPVIGIVEPESPAYKAGIRKGDVVLFISGKQMSSWNDMARSIHNSAGEKISLIIMRERKQLEISVVPKLNKTLNIGLIGIIPEFKTITRKYGPIGAFVQGCNQTISLIGLTYRSIWMLIKREISIKTLGGPIMIAQLADKQAKAGLVNLFYLLALISINLAVINMLPIPVLDGGHTLFFLIEAIKGKPVSEKWLEWTTKFGIALLVTLMVYVTFNDIMRNVGDKIKNVFSSTQTP, via the coding sequence ATGTTTGCTCTAAATTGGCTGATTCATATACTCCCATTTATTGTTGTAATAAGTGTTCTGGTTTTTGTACATGAACTAGGACATTTTCTTGTAGCTAAAAGGTTTGGCATTAAAGTAGAAAAATTCTCTCTGGGATTTGGCCCTAAGCTTATTGGCTTTCAGAAAGGGGATACAGAATACCTAGTTTCTGCCGTACCTTTAGGAGGATATGTAAAACTTGCAGGAGAATCTACTGAAGAAAAAACAGGTGCTGTATGGGAGTTCTATTCTAAGGGGCCTTTTCAGAGAATCCTTGTAATACTTGCAGGCCCTTTTATGAATATACTGCTGGCAATTTTTGTCTTCTCTTGTATCTTCTTTACAGGAATAGAACTACCCTATTTTGAGGCTAAAATCGGAGAAATAACCGAAGATTCGCCTGGTTCCAAAGCTGACCTGAAAGTGGGAGATACAATATTGAAAGCCAATGGCAAACAAATCAAAGATTGGAGCAAGTTCCAACGCATTATCCTGACTCATCCAAATCATGCACTGTCTATACTTATTGATAGAAACGGAGAAAGAAAAAGCATTCAGGTCAAAACAGAGTTCAACAAAGAAAAAGGAGGCGGGTACTTGGGAGTTTCTCCATTTATTCCGCCTGTAATAGGAATTGTTGAGCCTGAAAGCCCTGCATACAAAGCAGGTATTAGAAAAGGAGATGTTGTTCTATTTATTAGTGGCAAACAAATGTCCTCGTGGAATGATATGGCAAGGAGTATTCATAACAGTGCAGGAGAGAAAATCTCACTTATAATAATGCGTGAAAGGAAGCAATTGGAAATAAGTGTTGTGCCTAAACTTAATAAAACACTAAACATTGGTCTCATAGGAATAATTCCTGAATTTAAGACAATAACACGTAAATATGGTCCAATCGGAGCATTTGTTCAAGGATGCAATCAAACCATAAGTTTAATAGGGCTCACGTATAGGTCTATATGGATGCTTATAAAAAGGGAAATATCTATTAAAACACTTGGTGGCCCCATAATGATTGCACAGCTTGCAGACAAACAGGCAAAAGCAGGACTTGTGAACCTGTTTTACCTGCTTGCTTTAATAAGCATAAACCTTGCTGTAATTAATATGCTTCCAATCCCTGTGCTTGATGGCGGGCATACACTCTTCTTTTTAATAGAAGCCATAAAAGGCAAACCAGTCAGTGAGAAATGGCTTGAATGGACAACAAAATTCGGCATTGCGCTTCTTGTAACTTTGATGGTATACGTAACATTTAATGATATTATGAGAAATGTTGGAGATAAAATAAAAAATGTCTTCTCCTCCACTCAAACGCCGTAA
- the ispG gene encoding flavodoxin-dependent (E)-4-hydroxy-3-methylbut-2-enyl-diphosphate synthase produces the protein MSSPPLKRRNTRPVKVGNIIIGGGAPISVQSMTKTDTGDIDATVRQISSLEKTGCEIIRVAVPDIKAAKCLGKIKKQINIPLVADIHFDYKLALEAIKQGVDKLRLNPGNISSQKHLSMIISAAAEKDIAIRIGVNAGSIKKNPKSEIRNPKLMVGECLKYLKIFEKRKFYNIIISLKSSDVLSTVEAYRQMASKCDYPFHLGITEAGPLPEGLIKSSVGLGILLSEGIGDTLRVSLTAPPEEEVKAGFQILQSLKLREYGPEIISCPTCGRCKIDVIKIVTKLKKQLEPIALQLPSIKIAVMGCEVNGPGEAKEADIGIAGGKISGILFCKGKIVKRVKKEKLVQELISGIKIPR, from the coding sequence ATGTCTTCTCCTCCACTCAAACGCCGTAACACCAGGCCTGTTAAAGTCGGAAATATTATAATAGGCGGCGGTGCGCCAATATCTGTCCAGTCCATGACAAAAACAGACACCGGAGATATTGATGCTACAGTTAGACAGATAAGTAGTCTTGAGAAGACAGGGTGCGAGATTATAAGAGTGGCAGTTCCTGATATCAAAGCAGCAAAATGCTTGGGAAAAATAAAAAAACAGATTAATATCCCTCTTGTTGCAGATATACATTTTGACTACAAACTTGCATTGGAAGCAATAAAACAGGGTGTTGATAAATTAAGACTTAACCCGGGAAATATTTCCAGTCAAAAGCATCTTAGTATGATCATCTCCGCAGCCGCAGAGAAAGACATAGCAATCAGAATAGGTGTAAATGCGGGCTCAATAAAAAAAAATCCGAAATCCGAAATCCGAAATCCGAAATTAATGGTAGGAGAGTGTCTTAAGTATCTAAAGATTTTTGAAAAGCGTAAATTTTACAACATTATCATATCCCTTAAATCTTCAGACGTACTCTCTACAGTGGAAGCTTACAGGCAAATGGCAAGTAAATGCGATTATCCGTTTCACCTTGGTATTACAGAGGCAGGTCCATTGCCTGAAGGACTTATTAAATCCTCTGTTGGCCTGGGCATACTCCTCTCAGAAGGCATTGGAGATACTCTCAGGGTTTCATTGACTGCGCCTCCTGAAGAAGAAGTAAAAGCAGGCTTCCAGATATTACAATCACTAAAACTCAGAGAATATGGTCCGGAGATCATCTCCTGTCCTACTTGTGGCAGATGCAAAATTGATGTTATAAAAATTGTAACTAAATTAAAAAAACAGCTTGAACCCATTGCCTTACAATTGCCATCTATAAAGATTGCTGTTATGGGTTGCGAAGTAAACGGACCAGGGGAAGCCAAAGAAGCTGATATTGGAATTGCAGGAGGAAAAATCTCAGGGATTCTGTTCTGCAAGGGAAAAATCGTCAAAAGAGTCAAAAAAGAAAAACTTGTTCAGGAACTGATAAGCGGAATAAAAATCCCCCGTTGA
- a CDS encoding MFS transporter: MNNNLKSRGFKALLATQFLGAFNDNAFKLIISFIAVEHMIKSAAGAQYLSAASAFFILPFLLFSSYAGFFADRVSKRTIMIYAKFAELAIMTLGMIALFSGNFAFIYAVLFLMGTQSAFFGPAKYGILPEVLTEEEISEGNGLMQMWTFLAIILGMAFGGFLMTAVKGKAYLGSIAFIIISLLGIITSFYIHKVLPSGSKRKFQINFLSDIWSTIKIVKEKRPMYLSMTGIVYFWFLGALFQLNILLYTSKMMHVSQLATGLLLTVVALGVGTGSFLAGKLSRGKIEFGFVPLGSVGLSIFSILLAFSYASIPFTVICLVFLGISSGFFVIPLNAYIQENSPKDSRGKFLATTNFLSFTGILAASGMLWLILEVIGLSPAGAFGFLGGLTIISTIYIVLLLPDSFSRFLALISVLCPLRRNRLL; the protein is encoded by the coding sequence ATGAATAACAACCTGAAAAGCAGAGGATTTAAGGCTCTTCTTGCAACACAATTTCTGGGTGCATTTAATGATAATGCATTTAAGCTGATAATATCCTTTATTGCAGTAGAGCATATGATAAAGAGCGCTGCAGGAGCTCAATATCTGAGCGCAGCAAGTGCATTTTTCATCCTGCCGTTTCTGCTTTTCTCTTCCTATGCCGGCTTTTTTGCTGACCGGGTTAGTAAACGGACCATTATGATTTATGCCAAATTTGCAGAGCTTGCCATTATGACTCTGGGCATGATTGCGTTGTTCTCAGGAAATTTTGCTTTTATTTATGCAGTGCTTTTCTTGATGGGAACACAGAGTGCTTTCTTCGGCCCTGCAAAATATGGAATTCTTCCGGAAGTTCTTACTGAGGAGGAAATCTCCGAAGGTAATGGGCTTATGCAGATGTGGACATTTCTGGCAATAATTCTCGGCATGGCATTCGGAGGATTTCTGATGACAGCAGTTAAAGGAAAAGCATATCTTGGGTCAATTGCATTCATTATAATCTCATTACTGGGAATAATAACAAGTTTTTACATTCATAAGGTTCTTCCATCCGGGTCAAAACGCAAATTCCAAATAAATTTTCTTAGCGATATCTGGTCCACAATAAAGATTGTAAAGGAAAAACGCCCGATGTATCTTTCTATGACAGGCATAGTCTATTTCTGGTTTCTAGGAGCTTTATTTCAATTAAATATCCTCTTATATACCAGTAAGATGATGCATGTTTCACAGCTTGCAACAGGATTATTGCTCACTGTAGTTGCTCTTGGCGTGGGTACAGGCAGTTTTCTTGCTGGAAAGCTCTCAAGAGGAAAGATTGAGTTTGGATTTGTACCATTGGGTTCAGTTGGATTAAGCATTTTCTCAATACTTCTTGCATTTTCATATGCATCTATTCCATTCACAGTTATTTGCCTTGTTTTTCTTGGTATCTCCAGCGGGTTTTTTGTTATTCCGCTCAATGCGTATATTCAGGAAAACAGCCCGAAAGATTCAAGAGGTAAGTTTCTGGCTACAACTAATTTCCTGTCCTTCACTGGTATTTTGGCAGCTTCAGGAATGTTGTGGTTAATTCTTGAAGTGATTGGATTATCTCCTGCCGGAGCGTTTGGTTTTCTTGGCGGATTAACTATTATATCTACAATTTATATAGTTCTGCTTTTACCCGATTCTTTTTCGCGATTTTTAGCCCTTATATCAGTTTTGTGTCCCCTCCGTCGCAACCGCCTGCTTTAG